The DNA sequence ACCATGAGAGCGGGAATAACTCGCACTCACAATTTGCTTGATGCCCGGATAGTAAACCGAGCCGACCCCTTCGTGAATTTCACTCATGACGCCCCTTATGTTGTTGTACTAAAGGTCAGCTTGAAGTCCTTGCCCATGTGCAGAGTGCTCATGTCACCACAGTTGTGCAGTTGGATGACTGGACTGGTGATACAACCGGATTCATCGAAGACTTCCGAATCGTCGCTATACTTGTTGATCACAGTGACGTCCTTCGGACGGGCATCCTGATCGAAGACCAGCACCGCATCCCCTGACAAGTTGACCGCTGCGAGTGTGCCGGTGGAGTTGTAATTCACCATCCCCGCAAGAATATTAAGTACCGAGTGTGCTCCGTCATGAATGGTGGTAGTGCCGGCGGTCTGCTGGAATGTTGTGGTTTCCGAGTTGATGTCGAGCACACCACCCGTTTTGGTGATGTTCGTGACGGTCACCCCGGCCCCGAGATATACCGTCGTATCGTCGGTCGCGTCGTCGAAGAACGCCTGGCGTAATGTGGCGACTGTAGAGACTTCTGTCGGGTAGTAGGCGACTCCCAACTCCCCGCGGTTGACGTTGATCACGTTGCTGGGGTGTGTCCCCATGAGAAGAATCGGCGGGGTGTTGCCGTCCGGGCTATCACCGGAGTTGGTGATCAGAACAGTTGATTGAACCGAACCGAGATCGATCTTGATTCGCTCCGAGCCGTCCCCCTCTTTTTCACCGATAAACAGTTCTGTTGCACCGACCTTGAGATAAGTCTCACGGTATTCAAAGTAAGAACTCCCGGTGCCACCGTCGGTGTTGATCCGTGGGAGCCCGATGGTACCGGTGTAGGTCTGTTCGATGTGCAGTTCTGTCAAAGTGACGGCTGATTGATCCAGTCCGTACAGAATATCGACGTCGCTGTCTGCAATGTAGGGCGTATCGCTGTTGACGGGCACTGTGTTCGTGCTCCAGTTGGCAGCAACGTCCCAGCAGTTCGGGCCAGAGTTCGGAGTTGTGGTCGACTGTGAGAGTGGAGTGACGGTTGTTTCTAAGGTTCCCGTCGGGGCGGTAACCCCCTTCGTGGTCTCCGAGACCGATATCACCAGACTTGACGTGTCGATCTGCAGCGACTCGACGTTCGTCAGGGCCAGCGTTCCGATGAATTCAACGACCAGCGCGGTTCCCGGCCAGTCGCCGCCTGTCACACTGACGTTTCCTGAACCGATGGTCGAGATGGATTCAAGCAGAGCCTCAGCTTCAGCTGCTGTTGCGTCGTATGGAATGTCGACTCCGACTCCCTGGTAACTCACATTCACACTTCCAGAAGTAGGAGAACCCGTTAGAGCGAGTGTCTGCACTTCATTGCTGCCGTCTGATGGGAACGGGTAATCTTCACCCGAACCGCTTGCGTAAATTGTTCGCGATTCCGAGAGAGTGAGGGCATCGTTAAAAATGCCCACACTATCGATGTACCCTGAAAGCTGCTGAACCGACTGTGTCAAAACAGAGAGGTAACGTATTGAACTTGCCGCAGCTGCGCCGACAGTGAGACCGGTTGCACTCTCAAGAGCTCCCCCGTTGATTCCGATGCTTAAGGTGGTGTTGTCAGGGTCCCAGATCGCGGTGACGAGATTCCAGGTGTTAAGAGCCAACGTTCCTGTAGTGGTCTTTGTGTGGAACCCACCAGACTTGAGTACATCAAACTTCACATATCCGCTGGGTTCCATCGTTAAGGAGAAGTCATAATTAGAATCTAAAGTTGACGGATAGCTCGAACCGTCGTTTTTGGTTGAGTGCTTGATCACAAGAACAGACCTCGAACCGAGTGAGGACGGTTTCACCCAACAAGTGATTGTGAACGGCTCATCTTCATCAAACTTCCCAACTGTCGAATCGTGGACAGTGTAGGCATAAGATCCACCTTGAATGCATTTTTCGTCGATCCCGCCAGTGATATGGAACGACGAAGAGGAAGTGGAGTAGCTTGCTGTTGCACCCCTTAGAACTGAAGCAGCTATCTCATCAGAGAACGGGTAGTAGTTATTCCCGCTCACAACGGAATCTTCGTTGAAAGTCCAGAAGTAGACCGTCTTGTCTTCCAGGTTGCTGCCACCGGCCGTTGTCTCCGTCACGGTCCCGGTAACCCCGGTCAGGCTGGAAGAATCCACTTCAAGCAGTGCGACATCTGCATATCCGAGATTGTCCTGAAACGTCACGGTAACGTCGGTTCCCGGAAGTGCCCCACCTGAACAAGAGACCGACCCTGTCGGGATGGTTCCCAGTGCTTCGAGAGCGGTTTCAATCGTAGCGGCACTCGCGTTGTAGGCGATGTTGCCCGTCCACTGCCCACCGTACCCAAGCCGGAAAGTCCCACCCGTAGGGTTGTTTGGGCTGGTGATTGTCTGGACTTCATTGACTCCACCGGTCAGACCAGATACGTCAATGGTCATGATCGAGACGTTCGTCCCGGCCAGCGTCCCGATGAATTCCACGGTCCACGGTCCACCTGCTGAACCGGTCACTGTGAAGTCTCCAGAGCTGTAACTTGCCAGCCCTTCGAGCGCTGACTCAACAGTCGCCGCCGATGCGTTGTAAGCGATAGGGGTTGTGGTTTCGTCGTTGAAGGTCAGGGTGAAAGTACCCCCCGTCGCTGCGGTTCCCCCGAGTGTGATGACCTGTTTTTCATTGTTACCTGATCCGATCGAAGTGGTGACGGCGAACGGCTTACCAGCTGTTCTCGATGTGAGATTAATAGTTCCGTCTTCCTCGTCGTTGGCATCGGCCCCGACTGAGGCGGTGATCTCCGTGAATTCAGGGATTGTCGAGGCGTTCCAGGCTGCCATCAACTCAGTTACCACGGCGGACTGTGTGGTTCCTGTGAGCGTCACGGATAGCGTTTTGTGGCCGATGGTGAAAGTAACTGTCTGCCCCGCTTCAATGTCCGTGGGTATAGCGACCGTGTCGATTTGAGCCACAGCGGGGGCGCCGCCGATCCAAATTGGTGAAGCCATATAATCATTCCTTTGTTATGGTGCTGCCGGGAATGGCTGGTTGCGTTCGAATGTGTAATTCCAGAAGATTGGGTACTCGATTGTGTTGTTGTTAATGCGTCGCGGGTTCCCCTGACGGATGACACGGCGGTCCAGCTTTTCGAAGTCTGCAAGATGTGCCAGTGGTGAGTCAGGTGTCGGATATCGCAGCAGGCCGACGCGTCGCCCGCTCTGCTGAATCGTGACGACGCTCGTCTCTGTGAGTTGCTGCTTCTGAAATCGTCCCGTGATCGTCGCCAGATGCGCAAACGTTGGTCCACCGGTTCCGGTGGTCGAGAGCTGCGATTCGTAGTCCAGGATGTAGGGGTCGCCGTTCACGCCGACTGACGTGTCGTAGAGGTATGCAGCCTCCAGCACGATCTGATACTGACGACGGTTCACCAGTTCCCCTGGGGCCGCTCCTCGCTCGAAGCTCGGCGGTTTCACGACGCGAACACCGTAGAGTGTCTGATCGCTTTGAATGTTGAGAACTTTCGTCGCCCCGGACTGCCAGAGGATGTTTCCGTTCTGTCTCGCGTAAGCATTCGACAGTGCCGCCTGCTTCGTGAGCAGGTCAGCTAGCGAGTCACCCTGCAGAATACCGGCGATCGTTAAAGTAATGCTCTCACCGTAGACGAAGCCGGACGGGTTCTCCAAGCCGCGTTTCGCGACGTCAACGGTCACTTCGTATTCAGCGTGGGAGTAGTTGTTGTACGTGAAGATCATGGACTATAGTACCCCCGCATCAACTCACTGTTAT is a window from the Gimesia benthica genome containing:
- a CDS encoding LamG-like jellyroll fold domain-containing protein, with the translated sequence MASPIWIGGAPAVAQIDTVAIPTDIEAGQTVTFTIGHKTLSVTLTGTTQSAVVTELMAAWNASTIPEFTEITASVGADANDEEDGTINLTSRTAGKPFAVTTSIGSGNNEKQVITLGGTAATGGTFTLTFNDETTTPIAYNASAATVESALEGLASYSSGDFTVTGSAGGPWTVEFIGTLAGTNVSIMTIDVSGLTGGVNEVQTITSPNNPTGGTFRLGYGGQWTGNIAYNASAATIETALEALGTIPTGSVSCSGGALPGTDVTVTFQDNLGYADVALLEVDSSSLTGVTGTVTETTAGGSNLEDKTVYFWTFNEDSVVSGNNYYPFSDEIAASVLRGATASYSTSSSSFHITGGIDEKCIQGGSYAYTVHDSTVGKFDEDEPFTITCWVKPSSLGSRSVLVIKHSTKNDGSSYPSTLDSNYDFSLTMEPSGYVKFDVLKSGGFHTKTTTGTLALNTWNLVTAIWDPDNTTLSIGINGGALESATGLTVGAAAASSIRYLSVLTQSVQQLSGYIDSVGIFNDALTLSESRTIYASGSGEDYPFPSDGSNEVQTLALTGSPTSGSVNVSYQGVGVDIPYDATAAEAEALLESISTIGSGNVSVTGGDWPGTALVVEFIGTLALTNVESLQIDTSSLVISVSETTKGVTAPTGTLETTVTPLSQSTTTPNSGPNCWDVAANWSTNTVPVNSDTPYIADSDVDILYGLDQSAVTLTELHIEQTYTGTIGLPRINTDGGTGSSYFEYRETYLKVGATELFIGEKEGDGSERIKIDLGSVQSTVLITNSGDSPDGNTPPILLMGTHPSNVINVNRGELGVAYYPTEVSTVATLRQAFFDDATDDTTVYLGAGVTVTNITKTGGVLDINSETTTFQQTAGTTTIHDGAHSVLNILAGMVNYNSTGTLAAVNLSGDAVLVFDQDARPKDVTVINKYSDDSEVFDESGCITSPVIQLHNCGDMSTLHMGKDFKLTFSTTT